A section of the Lepus europaeus isolate LE1 chromosome 19, mLepTim1.pri, whole genome shotgun sequence genome encodes:
- the NLRP4 gene encoding NACHT, LRR and PYD domains-containing protein 4, which produces MASFFSDSGLTWYLGELRREELAKFKELLKLETSQLGLQQIPWTEVKTASREVLADLLIQHCGEQQAWNTTFRIFGAMGREDLCERARRESTGPTKMYRDHIRNTFPHVWSRDSVFTSHEFEWRLTEEEQESLEYLLAPTDAGRQSRTVVLQGSGGIGKTALLRKLMLAWSDSILYQDRFSYVFYLCCREVRQLASTSLVSLISRDWPHHSTPLADVVSQPERLLFLVDNVEEMSRDMAGPPYDLCSHWMEPRPGQVLLRSLLAKTLLPDAFLLLAVTPQCQGELLSGLRNPSIKTILGFNRNSKKLYFSGLFPNKRRATEAFQLVSRNGCLFSMCKNPILCWVMGMSMKQDMDRGKDPALTCRSVTSMFISFLFNSFTPKDAMYPTQQSREQLKSLCSLAAEGTWTHIQLFNQEALRRNGIGDAAVPTLLDTKVLRYQAPKNVYGFLHETLLQLCTALFYLLQHPSAHPSPAVQCTRTLLLTVLNKRRSSTLLGLFLFGLLSERERQKLDAFFGSNLSRQRKEELEQLLQGMSGCAASHSQVDFLVLFYYLSEIQDDVFAGRVMACFQELNLTFFSSSDLRIAASYLKHCYNLRKLCLSVVTLFKGENTGAYGTRQNFLYWSRICSVLTSHEHLQELQVVDSSFTEPTLVIFCHQLRQPGCHLQKLVMNTVTMTCEKLVFFEVFTYNPGLKYLNLNCVNLSSGDMKLLCEALNHPMCGIQELLLTSCHLSEDAWKPLAQVLICNCRLLHLDISINSLGDVGLKQFCDALRYPGCRLRSLCVCRCLITTSGCGNLAQALVGSQDLRCLQVGSNSIEDAGVKLLCEALVQPSCHLETLGLQMCGLSGACCEDLAYALISSKTLQDLDLSWNALDHHGLAVLLAAVSHPGCALRVLRLKHIELGEETQALLMAAQERNPYLTVISQ; this is translated from the exons ATGGCATCCTTCTTCTCTGACTCCGGCCTTACGTGGTACCTGGGGGAGCTCAGAAGGGAGGAGTTGGCCAAATTTAAGGAGCTCCTCAAGCTGGAGACTTCGCAACTTGGACTCCAGCAAATCCCCTGGACGGAGGTAAAGACGGCGTCCCGGGAAGTTCTCGCGGACCTGCTGATCCAGCACTGTGGGGAGCAGCAGGCATGGAACACAACCTTCAGGATATTTGGCGCGATGGGCAGGGAGGACCTCTGCGAGAGGGCCAGAAGAGAGAGCACAG GGCCGACAAAGATGTATCGAGACCACATCAGGAACACATTTCCCCACGTGTGGTCCAGAGACTCCGTGTTTACAAGTCACGAGTTCGAGTGGAGGCTGACCGAGGAGGAACAGGAGTCTCTAGAATACCTCTTGGCTCCGACGGACGCCGGAAGACAGTCCCGGACCGTGGTCTTACAGGGATCCGGGGGGATCGGGAAGACGGCGCTGCTGAGGAAGCTGATGTTGGCCTGGTCGGACAGCATCCTCTACCAGGACAGGTTCTCGTACGTTTTCTACCTCTGCTGCCGCGAGGTGAGGCAGCTGGCCAGCACGAGCCTGGTGTCGCTCATCTCCAGAGACTGGCCTCACCACTCCACTCCCTTGGCAGATGTCGTGTCCCAGCCGGAGAGACTGCTGTTCCTCGTCGACAACGTGGAAGAGATGAGCCGTGATATGGCCGGGCCCCCGTACGATCTGTGCAGCCACTGGATGGAGCCGCGGCCGGGGCAGGTGCTTCTGCGCAGCCTGCTGGCGAAGACCCTGCTCCCGGACGCCTTCCTGCTCCTCGCGGTCACACCCCAGTGCCAAGGGGAGCTGCTGAGCGGGCTGCGGAATCCGAGCATTAAAACGATCCTGGGGTTCAACAGGAACAGCAAGAAGCTCTATTTCAGCGGCTTGTTTCCAAACAAGCGTAGGGCCACGGAAGCCTTCCAGCTGGTGAGCAGAAATGGCTGCCTCTTCTCCATGTGCAAAAACCCCATCCTTTGCTGGGTCATGGGCATGTCCATGAAGCAGGATATGGACAGGGGCAAAGATCCGGCGCTGACCTGCCGGAGCGTCACCTCTATGTTCATCTCCTTCCTCTTTAACTCATTCACACCCAAGGATGCTATGTATCCAACTCAGCAGAGCCGGGAGCAGCTGAAGAGCCTGTGTTCCCTGGCTGCGGAGGGCACGTGGACACACATACAGCTGTTcaaccaggaggcgctcaggagaAATGGGATCGGGGACGCGGCCGTCCCCACACTGCTGGACACCAAGGTGCTGCGGTACCAGGCGCCCAAGAATGTGTACGGCTTCCTCCACGAGACTCTGCTGCAGTTGTGCACCGCCCTCTTCTACCTGCTGCAGCACCCCAGCGCTCACCCCAGCCCTGCCGTCCAGTGCACGCGGACGCTCCTGCTGACCGTTCTGAACAAACGCAGGTCTTCGACCTTGTTGGGGTTGTTCCTGTTCGGCCTTTTAAGCGAAAGGGAGCGACAGAAGCTGGACGCGTTCTTTGGCTCCAACCTGTCCCGACAGAGAAAAGAGGAACTCGAGCAGTTGCTGCAGGGCATGAGTGGGTGTGCGGCTTCTCATTCGCAGGTGGATTTCTTGGTCTTGTTTTACTATCTCTCGGAGATTCAGGACGACGTCTTTGCAGGGCGGGTGATGGCCTGCTTCCAAGAACTGAACTTGACCTTCTTTTCCAGCTCTGACCTGCGGATTGCTGCCTCCTACTTAAAACACTGTTACAACCTGAGGAAGCTTTGCCTTTCTGTCGTAACCCTGTTTAAGGGAGAAAACACAGGGGCGTACGG GACGAGGCAGAACTTCTTGTACTGGTCTCGGATCTGCTCTGTGCTCACCTCCCACGAGCACCTCCAGGAACTCCAGGTGGTGGACAGCAGCTTCACGGAACCTACCTTGGTGATCTTCTGTCATCAACTGAGGCAGCCGGGGTGCCACTTGCAGAAGCTTGT GATGAATACAGTTACCATGACGTGTGAGAAGCTGGTTTTCTTTGAAGTGTTCACTTATAACCCAGGCTTGAAATACCTGAACCTCAACTGCGTGAATCTCTCGTCGGGTGACATGAAGTTGCTGTGTGAGGCTCTGAACCACCCAATGTGTGGCATACAGGAGCTCCT GTTGACCAGCTGCCACCTCAGTGAGGACGCCTGGAAACCCCTGGCTCAAGTCCTCATTTGCAACTGCAGGCTGCTGCACCTGGACATTAGCATCAACAGCCTGGGAGACGTGGGGCTGAAGCAGTTCTGTGACGCCCTGAGATACCCCGGCTGCCGCCTGCGGTCTCTGTG TGTGTGCAGATGTTTGATCACCACCTCCGGCTGTGGAAACCTGGCCCAGGCTCTGGTCGGCAGCCAGGACCTCAGGTGTCTGCAGGTTGGGAGCAACTCTATAGAGGACGCCGGCGTGAAGCTGCTGTGTGAGGCGCTGGTGCAGCCCAGCTGCCACCTGGAGACCCTTGG GCTGCAGATGTGTGGGCTAAGCGGTGCCTGCTGTGAGGATCTGGCCTATGCTCTCATCAGCAGCAAGACTCTGCAGGATTTGGACCTGTCCTGGAACGCCCTGGACCACCATGGGCTGGCTGTGCTGCTGGCAGCTGTGAGCCACCCAGGGTGTGCCCTGAGGGTGCTGAG GCTGAAACATATAGAACTCGGAGAggaaacccaggcacttctgATGGCTGCACAAGAGCGGAATCCCTACCTGACGGTCATCAGCCAATGA